The following proteins come from a genomic window of Macrobrachium nipponense isolate FS-2020 chromosome 32, ASM1510439v2, whole genome shotgun sequence:
- the LOC135207446 gene encoding uncharacterized protein LOC135207446, whose protein sequence is MDYYKILGISQDASMEDIKRAYRKMALRYHPDKNKSSDAEERFKAISQAYEILSDVKKRECYDQHVKGKMKDEEVPKGGNNKTRFTYTSTHTSDPKTRFTYTSTTSNPKTRFTYTSTTSDPKTRFTYTSTTTTTSGPMDDIFHQFFGTHGNFNHFFNNSDDDDDDDDIRMMWRGISRHRMGGFNCNHKHYHRGGRHHHHHHHHHHQDPPIYRDLYVTLEEITQGQDVHQPCREGCCRFVRGDYKSFHDDDHENSTSVSFGESAEAHSTNTSDERKKRKIEDADERSTFSRRRRMKGAGSSVSSSTSSSSLLFFSSPSPSPPPPPQTNMTRLWRVSFLKFRGRATSPPPPPPPSEREHPLGADWTQSVYNVSATSLAIFGDGIAECNGVFVSDVFTLFIAFGLA, encoded by the exons ATGGACTATTACAAGATTCTAGGCATCTCCCAAGATGCTTCAATGGAAGATATTAAAAGAGCTTACCGAAAAATGGCACTTAGATACCAtccagataaaaataaatcatcgGATGCAGAGGAAAGGTTTAAAGCCATCTCGCAAGCTTACGAAATATTGAGCGATGTGAAAAAGCGAGAGTGTTACGATCAACATGTGAAAGGTAAAATGAAAGATGAGGAGGTACCTAAAGGGGGTAATAATAAAACTCGCTTCACATATACCTCTACCCATACTAGCGATCCCAAAACTCGCTTCACATATACCTCTACTACTAGCAATCCCAAAACTCGCTTTACATATACCTCTACTACTAGCGATCCCAAAACTCGCTTTACATATAcatctaccactactactactagcggTCCAATGGACGACATTTTCCATCAGTTCTTCGGCACCCACGGTAATTTTAATCACTTCTTTAATAACtctgacgacgacgatgatgatgatgatattcgtaTGATGTGGAGAGGCATCAGTAGGCATCGAATGGGAGGTTTCAACTGTAATCACAAACACTATCACAGGGGGGGAAggcatcaccatcatcatcatcatcatcatcatcaggatcCTCCAATCTACCGGGACCTGTACGTGACCCTCGAAGAAATAACTCAAGGA caagacgtccaccagccgtgcagagagggttgctgtcgttttgtccgtggtgattacaagagtttccacgatgaTGATCACGAGAATTCTaccagcgtgtcttttggggaatctgcagaagcc CATAGTACAAACACAAGcgacgaaaggaaaaaaagaaaaatagaagacgCCGATGAGCGAAGCACATTTTCTCGAAGACGACGAATGAAAGGAGCCGGGAGCAGTgtgtcctcctccacctcctcctcctccctcctcttcttctcttctccttctccttctcctcctcctcctcctcagactaaCATGACACGATTGTGGAGAGTTTCTTTTCTGAAATTTCGAGGACGCGcaacatctcctcctcctcctcctcctccttccgaaAGGGAGCACCCACTCGGCGCCGATTGGACTCAGA